In Miscanthus floridulus cultivar M001 chromosome 8, ASM1932011v1, whole genome shotgun sequence, the sequence caatgaatgtacctttcaggggcgttccaaACTATAGAGATGTTAGCATAATGGATATAGCAGTTTGTGACACtagtctccagatgtgtaggaaatcattgtatgaccatgagaaagaaacccttaggaaggggatgatattcaatacaatgtcagagatgaagctcttccttcaggactatgctgtatATCACCATAGGTCGTACAATGTCACTCATttagaccaggagttgaggtaccatgtgatatgcaaaaacggttgtatgtggaggttaaatgcatgaaagagatagaggatggcaagtggaggataagtaaagttgtcgaaccccacactttcCTAACAAATAGGGGgtaggaaaatcatcagcagctcactacaTGTTACCTTGCcaatcgtatattggggctcgttgatgacaataacaacattttggtgtcttctttacaatagtccatatctggattcattaagtacgatgtgaagtatggaaaggcttggcgtgctaagcaaattgccctgatAATTCGTTGGGATAGTTGAGAGGAagcatacaacagggtgccctgcatcttatgtgcaatgcattactacaaccctggcttgaaatggtttgtggacaccagagggatgtgttttcgggacccgttgaggcatgtcctctatcatgTGTTCTAATCATTCACGCAAATGGAACATGCGTTCTAGTTTTGTTggccagtcatacttgttgatggcacttttctGACAAGAAAGTATAGGGgtaccttgatgatggctgttgctattgatcctgaggaccagatagtacccatggcatttgctttggcagagggagagaacaatgaatcatggtcatggttcatgtgaCTTCTATGTGTACTAGTGCTAGGCCCATCTcggactatatgtttgatctcgaaccgtcacctagggcttcttaatgctgcagatgagcatatagatgggttcccacctttagtgcatagatggtgcatgagacactttgccgctaatttttgGCGGTGTTAGAGGAAGcaagaggtatgtgacaaggtaaaggctctatattttgtacgtacagagcaccagttcaaggagataaagagagaactagacaagatgctaaatAAAGCggaaaaggcctggttagaggtgcagatggaacagaaggctcagtgggcattagcatatgacgaggggggtttcaggtatggcatcatgaccactaactcctcggagtccttcaactgTATATTCACTTGAGTTCGATCATTGCCTGTGTCtaaaattgttgagttctccttttataagtgcaacgaatattttgtcaagaggtgggaacttacATAGAGAAATATAGCTGAGCAAGGGTGTTTTGGAAAGGCTAGAgtagaacatttgaaggaggctaaGAAactggccaagcagcacaccgccgagccatatggaccccgccaccatatctttagtgtaaggggcaagggtggcacaagcttgggcgacgAACGTTATGGCGGACGAAACTAccaagttgatcttgaaaaggtagagtgcagttgcaacgtccctcagatcatgcatgccccttgctctcatatgatcacggcctacaAGGTTcatgggtacaactatgaggatctgccatatatgtcacccttgtatctccattcaaacaccgttagtatttgggagatgagcttcgagccataccttgacccgacacagtggccaccttataatggttatgactacatgccgcatatggatctaatgaaggtagggaagggtaggaggaagaagaagtgactcAAGGGAGTCATGGACACTATGAGAGGGTACAGTGAAGACATGTatggagggggagacttcaacgagacccgtggcaacaatctttgctccgtttgcaaagaccttggtcacaaggctagcaggcatagaagacgagggcaacaGGTTCATACATAGAAGTTCAAATGTTGTAATGCTACATagtgttaatttgaatattgtaaatttgaatactctaaccctttgtttatcaatttataacaggatggcccctcccacgcagcaccagttgtacccccttcttgaggtggagtacgaggatccacaccgagcacacttcttgactgacactatgcccttgcctcctttgaaggccccacaccgacgttggctatacTCCCACTGTGTTGCCTACAAATTCAAAGAGATAGAGGCATccaagggatccttacactcctagaacttagttggttatgttgaacttatgtcgaacgaatattgttgggttcataaacctagggtccctcatggaccgacttcctagcaaaagctcggcccagcagctgATGTTGTGAATGGCACACAACTCCTAAgctagcccaaatacctaaacgataggctAGGAGGGCAGTCCaatctctgactggaaggcctcgCTAAAGAGGAACAACACTCGCTTTCGACTTCGGCctacctctccgactggaaggcctagccagaggaggaacaacgctcccttctaactctggcccgcctctccaaccagaagACTAGGTCAAACATCGCTTTTGACTCTGACCCACGTCTTTGActagggatgcaccgaacccctgcttatagctcttctccaactagcacGGTTAgaaccgactgggaccaaccgaatGGGGATGCCCACTtggtaaggactaggaaatggATGGAGCAAGTAAAATAGGACACTTAggtcaactgcaataccaaggaccgtaccctatacacctacaggacaaTATCAATAGGACATGTCGGAagagtgccctgcaaccttccaggcatgtcagaacccaagcagtgttatgggtgccgacattagccctatagtgttgtgggcgctcgtaaactcccatactagacaaacatggtaaaaccccttacatgcctctaggcatcaacagtgtggcaggcaccgacatctgtgataccagaagaagacgatgcaacctcGCAATGCATCTAACATTAATAGTGTTATGCGCGCCTACAATCCTCTTGTACctaatggcgtgggcaacaagacttagcatatgtacactctctctctctctctcacttgtaaggccatcctcttcatctataaaggggatgcgctctctcccaaagggGAGGATCAGTCCACAATAACTCGAACAACACACATGATCCGAACGACCAAGGATCACAACGAACGACaaacgttcgaacacttagcacatagcggtgctcccatcactctcaacccttcagactagagtctgactggacctcttgtgccccccatctttctcccttccgtttgtaaccccacaacaaattttgagcacctgggcttaggaataaagtcaccaactgactcaaactggacgaagggcacattgcctgaactagtataaaccctgtgtcattgagtgctaggctacatccgatcacaatatatggcaaaactacaaatatttacatgttggtcactttctgcaccgatagttggcacttTCCATGGGGAAGATGCtatacgttcacacttttggtcatcgaatggcccacttTCCCACCATCTTTGCCAtgatgggctcaagcgatatgactcgctttggctcactagagtttcccgcactcccacctgttgggatgtgggttccacccatctttgagccatcccaggccttcctctttggaagcctggacttcgtcgttgACCGACTCAGCGTACTACACCttcacgaggaggcacttgttccagcgcccgtcggaggggcaccctccatcagcTTCGGGACACATGATGACTTAAACAACGAGGTGCATGCGCTTCATTCTaagcaaacgctctgctcaaaccccgctgtgagtaatgtacatgttgttatttactcgctatttactatcttccaccgattatcCAGAGAGACCGCACTGTTCATAGCGCAACCATCGtacgaccagttcccctatggcctcacatcccCATGGATGCGTACACTCAGGGGCTCTAAAGGATGCTGGTACCGCCTCCTCTCACATTTGAATTCgtaggaatggcgagctatgctcccaccactttacatgagctcctagatgacgaggttgagagcgacagctctagcatcggtgacgtggcacctagccaccgtccgtcttgagagtgcgctatggtggatgcttTAGGACAGCCATCGGCGATAgcggagtccttgtagactcacacccctctagaccctcatgcAGGGGCCCTCACGCTCGCACAAGAGCACGCCGAGGAGTTACGACAATGGtggtagaaccagccgccacctgcgctgGCGCGCTCGGTGCAGCACATTGCGCCCCATGCGTGTAACCCAACAAGCAATGCTCGGGGTCATACCCGCCAGGTCCAGCATGACATCATGGATGAGGGGAACGACCCCCCCATAGTTCACTTGGGCTAGCCAGATCATCACCactgtggcaatgcttctacgcggtgttcccgagcccgttgacccctaggagcgggtagtccaccagaacctccgggcgctggtggaagCCACCGTCGTTCAATAGGCAGAAAGCTCCGCATCATGACTTTAactcacggcctctctccccaccaggggagtgagGACGCACTAGACGGATCACTCCATCCGCTTACCGCTATAGCCGCCAAGCGTGGCATAGGAGGCCATAGCTACGCAATGGTCCAACTTGGCACCTACTCCACACCGACCCCCGGTACACGAATGGCTTGGTCCGAACCAAGACATTcatagcgtcatcagcaaccagcattaggcctggcatgatgatgacgtgcATCAGGCGGTAGTGAGGACAGGCAACACGGGCCTCGgttggaccatcgaggggagcagtgaaacatgccctaggcatggtcgccggccaGATGACTAGAGTCCTAGTCTGGATGGctcgggaccatgggcctttgcccaacgcatctagagagcgccattcccatagcgcttccgaccgcccaccaacatcaccaagtacactagggagacgaaccctggtatatggctcaaagatttctagctcgcctgctaagccagaggggtggatgatgaccatttcatcattcaatatctccccatctgcatcAAGGAAtatgtttgggcatggcttgaattcctcccacatgacaACATCCATGactaggcagacctcaagagggtcttcatcgggaagttccaggggatgtatgtctgccctaggaactcctaggatctcaagagctaccagcaagagcccaatgagtccctacaggattacatccataggttctcctaatgatgcaactccctccctgatgtcatcgatgcagacatcatcagtgcattcctctctgggacaacctatgagtccctaatccacaagcttggctacctaaagccccataccacccgtgacctactcgacgttgccatgaaccatgcctccggtgaggaggcggttggagcagtcttcaacggaggctgggacaaaggcaaggccaagcgcgaggaccaagcgcgagggcccctccacgtggaggggcaagaagaacaaaaaggatcggcaccGACCGGCCAACATCGCGTTGGTCGTCGTagctgatcgcatgggcaagAAGCCCTAGTAGGGCctacctaaccacttcaacaagctcatggatagctcatacaccaaccacgcctaccccatcaaacacctctacaaggtctgcgagctcctcaaatgtttcctgtGATAGGCCGCCGGGCTGAAAGAAGGAGAtggcaaagaggcggcagccaagaaaggaggcatgataGGTAAGGACGAGCATAGCTTCcccgaccctgaggaatgcatcatgatctttgggggatctaaCACCATTTGCtctaagcgccagcacaaggtacgctacagagaggcatgcactgccaagacggccgtcccctccttccttagctggttagaatctctgatcaccttcgattagagggaccatccctcccacgttgcTAGACTAGGACGCTACCCACTCATCATCAACCCCATCGTCcgtaagaagcacctcaccaaggtgctgatggacagaggcagcggcctcaacatcctctatgtcgacaccctcgacgccatgtgcatcccctggtTGGAAGTCCAcccagcgggctctcccttccatggcatgatcttgggagcataggcgtacccactcgggcagatcgacctacccgtaacatttggcaactgagccaacttccactcggaggtcctcaccttcaaagtggtggacttcccaaggtcctaccatgccatcttggggtggccatgctacaccaaattcatggcgatccccaactacacctacctcaagctgaagataccGGGACCAAATGGTGTCATCACTGTgggcagcgccttctcgcatgccttcacgtACGACtgtgagcattttgagctcgccaccacggtcatcaactcatctgagctCCCGCGGCTCGGGGAGTCGTCGACCCTAGTAGTCCctgactgcaacaaaccaacctcctcaatgACCTTTCGcccactcaaggaaaccaaggcagtggggatcgaccccactgacccaaccaagatggtgc encodes:
- the LOC136470614 gene encoding uncharacterized protein, encoding MAIPNYTYLKLKIPGPNGVITVGSAFSHAFTYDCEHFELATTVINSSELPRLGESSTLVVPDCNKPTSSMTFRPLKETKAVGIDPTDPTKMVRIRTQLPAK